ATCAAACATATCAAGATCATCTGGCTATATATACTACATATTGCCAGATGATCTTGCTGTTGATGTTTGATTGGTCAATTTGGAATagataattttttacttttgggTTCTTTGAAGAACTaaagttataaaatattttttttcaaattgtccTGCCCTAGgttattttaaacttattaaTATACATAACCAATTTCCATTGAATCAactctataatatatatatataaaatagaaatctgacatattttaattatccattcagattccatgcattacaTTAAGTTATCATCTGGGGTACTTTTATGTCGTACTTTAACTTAAAAGTTGTTGCAAAAACAACTCCCGATGAAAATTTCATCTTCAGCCAAGTTCCTCACCTGATAAGAAAGAGGggcatttcaaaaaaattaatcttgtgattttttttatagttgtgAAAGAATAAATTAAGTTTTAACTATGAGGTACTGAGTTCATTGATTTCACTAAACTGTTATTTATATATTGCTGATCCTTTAAGCAAATTATTGTCTTTTATATGTTTTGTAGACTCCAGAATGGAATTGAAATAATatccagggttgtctctaagacccgggaggtGGGAAATTCCCCCGCCTATAATGCCATAATTACCTGGCTATTATAGCATTTCaacacaatgtagctataagcaagacccccagacccccccccccccccccaaccttctactttttttgtttcttcCGGCGCGCGCGCGcgccttctacttcaatttttagagacaaccctgaatATCTATTAATGATAATCAAAGTGAAGCCACATCAGAGTTATTTATTTGTGAGCACTGCCTCTCGCTACAAAATATAAGTATTGAATAACAATTAACTGAAGGCAAATTGTTGGACAGCTAGAGTATAGTTAAATAGAGACACTATTTCGCTTAATGTTTGtgtaattatatcaatatcatacatcaatatttgttcaaaCTTTCTCTAAGATAATGTGAGCATCAGATCAATTGGTGGATAACTTGATTAAAGAATTCAGGGACCCAGGTTCGAATCCTGGTCTGTtccatcattatttctcccatcccattaCATTTGCTGCCATGGCAACCCCTAAATCTGATAGCCTAACTTCGGAGAAAAGAACCAGTTATTATCAAGGTTGAAGATCCATTTGCAACAGAAGGAATGTGACAGACTGGTTTGATAACAAATACTGCCAGACTTGCGATTTCTGAGATTTAAGTCTACTCTGTGATTATTTTAGCATCCTATTACACTTAGTGGTGTAACTAACCCCAGGAACTGACAGGTTAATGGAAGAACATTCTAGACCAATGATCATTTGAGACGGAGAAGGGGGTATGACTATGTGATGGTCAGACCGATTTGATCACCGGCGTTTGGTATCTCAGTTGGTTGGGAACTCGAACTCAGGCCCCTAAATTCTCTGGAAGATCGAAGAGAATTCAGGGAGCTGGGTTCAAATCCCTACTGCCCCGTCAGTACCCATCTCGATCCCCGTTAACTTAAACATATTAAATCATATCACCATTTaacgaaaaaataaaaaaaatacctctGCTTCTTCATTTATAACTTGTGTTTCGGTGACACCCGTTGATTGTGACTGACACTCGGccattgaatttcaaaatatcacatCCCAAACAGTAAatttgttgacaaaataaaatcttttcagATTGACAGAAGGTGCGTTCGAGTGTAAACAACCTGTACCTAAATCTTGTTTTCTCGCTATCCATCGTTAATTTTAAATCGGTTCTTATCTCTATTTTGTAACTTTTCAAATGTCGTTTTGATTTAACTTTAGTTACCACTTCGGCTTTACAGATTATTCAGctcatttaaatttattattcgaatatattttaatacgagttgacaaaacaaaaataataaactaaatgaaaaaaattataaaaggtttcacatgaaaaatcaatatcacACAGGCCTAAcgttataaataatattttttctgataattaaaCGAATGATAGAGATATGTATGCCGAAATTCATTGCACTTTGTTTAgagattataaatattttgacatgGCTGACATCGCTAGTTGATTTGTCGCTATGAATGTGAATTTTTGTAAATTGGGAAGGAATCTGTCGCTGTGACTACATTTTTGAAAAGCCTTCACAATGATGATGCAAGCAGAAGATGCTagatatttgaaaaggtaagaTGTTGTCTCTCAAAAGATTCtaagtaataaaataaatatactttcGAATTTCCTCAGAATGTTATTTTTTGAGTATGAACTTTTTCCGTGTTTTTACTCATGGGATAAAATGCCATAGATCTAAATCCCAAACTTGTAAAAACTTTCATGATGTGGAGCCCCATACAATACATACACATAAAATTAAAGATCGATACAACTTGAACATGTTGGGCACCAACCCCTGTTTGGTGGTTGGAGTCCCATTTGGTGGTTAAATGCCTAAACGGTATACCTATTTTACCTACCAAATGGGACTCATTTTTCGTTCAACTCGGATAACTTTTTTCTGGAGGAAAGGGGCATCACATTTATTACCTGGGCAAGTACTCTGACACGTTTGCTTCATGATTAAACattcgtttaaaaaaatttatgtgTCGATTTTTCCGcacatgtgtttaaaaaaagaccAAAATGAAATGCTCCCCGGAAGTCGCGTATAATCAAAGTGTTTATGTCTTCTAAAAGATCGATTTTAATCAAAGTAGAACATGGCCTCATTCCTCAAACTCTTTACTTTCAATTTCTATCATCCGAGCAAGTGGAAAACAATCGCAGCCAATCAAAACAATGATCTTTAGGTGCGTGTCACAAGTTAATTTAGGTATGGAGGCCCAATTGTACATTACTTCATTAAAATTCTGTGACAAAAGTAAAGTcagattatgaaaataataccgAAAGTACGAGGTACTAATATTAAGTCATTATTTatgttataacaaaacaaatttcgttagttaaaatttaaagtaagATTTACTGGGAAATTTAATATAGTGCGAACGGGCCTCCATACCTAAATTAGCTTCTGACACGTACCTAAAGATCATTGTTTTGATTGGCTGCGTTTGTTTTCCACTTGCTCGGATGATAGAAATTGAAAGTAAAGAGTTTGAGGAATGAGGCCATGTTCTACTTTGATTAAAATCGATCTTTTAGAAGACATAAACACTTTGTTTATACGCGACTTCCGGGGAGCATTTCATTTCggtctttttttaaacacatgtgCGGAAAAATcgacacataattttttttaaacgaatgTTTAATCATGAAGCAAACGTGTCAGAGTACTTGCCCCGGAAATAAACGTGATGCGCCTTTCCTCCAAAAAAAGTTATCCGAGTTGAACGAAAAATGAGTCCCATTTGGTAGGTAAAATAGGTATACCGTTTAGGCATTTAACCACCAAATGGGACTCCAACCACCGAACAGGGGTTTGTGCCCAACCTGTTGAACAGGTTGGGACATTGTTTGATGGATTGGTGGGTTGAGTCCCGTTTGGTGATTTTCAAAGTCATTCATAGTTCATTTTTAGTTCGTTGATTATGTTTTCCACCGAGGCAAGTTCTCTGACATGTGTAACTTAAACAGttaaaatgaaatctttttaaacaattttatgtaaacattaaGTCATTTTACATGTGGTAGATTAAAAACGTCAAAATTAAATACAGTCAGGAAgtcaaaaataattaatgtgtGTGTGTTAAAATGATCGATAGTATTAAATATCTAACTTCATTCCTCAGACTCAACACTTGCGAACATGTGTTAACAAATTAGTGACTGCCATTGAAAACTTCAAGTTAACACACCTTTGgaaaactaatacatgtaatatcatacaACTACAACCACATACTGTACCTGGTTGATCGGACAATATAAGTGATGTTCTGGTTATTATTGAActtaaagatatattttcatattgcaATGATGAATCAGTAGGACAAATTACTCATTtccaataaatatgataaaaatttcattgtcttaatataaattgtgtaatattcaTTTCCAGGAAAGTAAAAGGAGGAAATATTGATGTTCATCCAACAGAAAAAGCCTTAGTTGTAAACTATGAGTTAGAAGCAACAATCTTGGGTGAACTTGGTGATCCCATGCTCAGAGAATGGAAAGAATGCCAAAAAATGTAAGCAATttgaaattattgataaaacCCACACACTGTAACAATAatctattatttaaacattgaGTGTGTTGATAGTTTTAATATATAGCTAAAGCTGTTTTGATTTGTTCTTTGCAGTATACGAGTAAAAAGTTTGAATGAAAACAGTGATTTGGCCAGTTTGGCAAAGGACATAATTGACAAGTGCAAACTGATTCATCCCACAAAACTCCCAGAGGTGGAACAGTTGCTGTATTATCTACAGAACAGAAAAGAGACAGGGCCAGTCAGTggtataaacataattattatacaTCTATCTTTCagcaaaaatgttgtttttgagttttttatttAGTCTTTGGTATGTAATTTGTACACCCATAtctaaaattaacaaaaaataaaaaaaaatatactaccAGCAATGGTAGACAAAGGGTTTTACATCCAATCAAGCAAATCTAGAGCTTTTTTTTATCCTATCAAAATCAACATCCATCAGTCATTTTTAGTAATTTGATAAGTCAAGAGAAAAAGTGAACGAAAAACATCTGTATACTCAACTTGTATCTTTTGTTCTACAGTGGCCTCAGAAAAAACAGAGCTGCATGAGAAACCAGAATTACCCTCCTATGATGGCACAGAGATTGATGAAGTGGCCAACATTAATGATGTGGATGATTACATGGAGCTGCTGTACGAGGATGTACCAGAGAAGGTCCGCGGATCAGCTTTACTGCTACAATTAGCTAGAAACCCTGACAATTTGGAAGAGCTGTTCCAAAATGGTAAGCAAATTTCAATTACAGTGCATGTTTTTATTGATGTtgcaaaaaaactttttcatgagCGCATGATCTAAAGATTTATTTGACATGATAAAAGTACAAGAATGTCATCCcagaaatttgtaaatttttttcaaattttttttcgattAGAAACTGTGGTTGGGGCACTGGCCAGGGTGCTTAGAGAAGACTGGAAGAAGAGCACAGAGCTGGCCACCAACATTGTCTACATCTTCTTCTGCTTCTCCAGCTTCACTCAATTCCACGGTGttattgttcatttcaaaatcgGGGCATTGTGCATGAACATTGTAGAACACGAGCTAAAGAAATATGACATGTGGAATGAGGAGctacagaaaaagaaaaaagctGATAtcctttttgaaattttagctcaagacaatttttaactttaacGGCTACTCTGAAAAACAAACACGTTACATCTAGATAGTTTATGCAGTTGTAATAgatattttataatgcattGGTTACCGGTAATACCGGTATGTCATCCccttctaaaaataattacctaccagtaaacaaaatatccaaaaCAGCATTAGCAAAAAACTcattagatatatatatattttttaaaaatcaaacacaattGTTTCAGTCATGTTGCATAATTTCCTTATCCATATGTACTTGGTTCTGATAAAGACAGGAAAGGAAAAGAGGAATACGAGAAAAGCCTTCAAAAGTATGAGGGTCTGGTCAAAAAGCAGGAACAGCTTTTAAGGGGTAAGTTTTAGCCAATGGAATCTATGGGGTTGATGATACAATTGCTAATGTAAACTACTTCAGAGATTAAAAATCTGACTGTTTACTTTATCAGTGGCATATTACTTATTACTGAACTTGGCGGAGGACTTGAAGGTGGAGATGAAGATGAGAAACAAGAGCATTGTAGCGTTTCTTGTGAAAACACTGGACAGGGACAACCATGAGCTGTTGATATTGGTGGTGTCCTTCCTCAAGAAACTCAGCATAtttatagaaaacaaaacagaaatggTAGGAACtcttgaataaatgatttttttataagttCATGAAGCTCAGAATAGGAAATTTTCACTTTTCAATATtggtatttgatatttttaggcCGAGCTAAACATTATAGAAAAGCTCACTAAGCTTGTGCCATGTGACCATGAGGACTTGCTAAACATCACTCTCAGATTGCTGATGAACCTGTCATTTGATGCTGAACTACGCAGTAAAATGTTCAAGTTTGGACTTCTTCCAAAACTTGTAGGATTATTACGTAAGGAtcaatttgataataattctaaTTGCGTgaatcattgtacatgtacttacagttGACCATATGACAAAGAAACATGGCATGTTGaaatcttatttcttttttttttttaaagcaaatgagAACCACAGAATGTATGTGTTGGGGATTCTTTATCACATCAGCATGGATGACAAGTCCAAATCAATGTTTACTTACACTGACTGTATCCCAATGGTAAGGGAATACCTTATGCGcttgattttataataatttgattaaaaccACTGTTGTACATATGTGTATATAAccgaatattttgttttctaggTTATGAAAATGCTTTTTGAGAGTGGAGAAAATGTTGAGATGGAGTTGATGGCTCTATGTGTCAACTTGGCATCTAATAAACGGGTGGCAGCCATGATCTGTGAAGGTCAGGGTCTCAAAATGCTGATGAAGCGGGCTTTCAAATACAGGCACCCACTGCTGATGAAAATGATCAGAAATCTGTCACAGCATGATGGACCAACCAAAAATCTCTTTGTAGTAAGTTTTTGGTACTTATTCTTAAATCCAACAGCAACTTGCATCTGAATGAATTTATTGAGTAAAGAGAAATAGGATAGAGTTGGTAGAtgaatgaatttttgttttatttgataggATTACATTAGTGATCTTGCTCAAGCTGTACTTAATGAAGAGGACGAGGACTTTGGCCTAGAATGCTTAGGAATTCTGGGAAATCTTACTATTCCTGACCTGGATTATGAACTCATTCTGAAGGAGTATAATTTGATACCCTGGATTAAGAGTCGACTAGAACCAGGTACGTGCAATGATCCTATCAGTAGAATCCACTTTTGACTTAGACATTTGACCTTGATTCATGTTCCCTGGAGGTAGAATCCActtttgacctttgacctctctCAGTACATTTAacttttgaccttgacctatgaCCTCATCACATTTTATAAGTTGTATATGTAGCTACTTCTTACTTTGACAGGTGCCTGTGAAGATGACTGGGTGCTGGAGGTGATCATCCTGGTGGGAACTGTGTGCAATGATGATGCCTGTGCCAAGATGCTGGCTGAAGCAAACATCATACAGTCACTGATTGAATTGCTTAATGgtgaatataatatattaatttattgtaaCAAAAACCAGTTATTCTTGGCCATTTGCTTTTTGAATTTTGGTCATCTTTATTGTGAAAGAAATCATTAAGTTTTTTGgtccatttgtattctatacaTCATGGAGATCATCCTCtattaatattgattttgataattCACATCAGCCAAAAGCTTAATTACTCAATTaccaaaattatacatatttagcTATACTTatgaatgaatgtttatttctctCAAACCATATCAATGGTACAGAAGGTACGAAAAACAGaaataattacaaatgtacaaatgtataagAATAAAGGTACCAGAGGTAATTTGATATACAGTGTAAAAACAGAAATTAGATCTTTAGCCACATGTGCTTTCTATTTTTGGCTAAAGTTTTTCTATAcactaaattattttatttaaaagataaatgaaTATGGGTTTGGGCAGCAATGTTATTTCCAGGTGTAAAGAAAGCACCAAATGGTACCTGTTCCAATAATTTTcttgcattttcaatttatttgaatattaaattaaattatttgatattggaTTTTTGTTGTCAACCAGACGAAGGTAAAAAGTCAATCACACACGACCACAGTAAACATTGTGCTTTAAAGTTGTAGAATTTGCCCCATTTCTGATATTGTTCCTCAGTGATTTTTTTGGTGTACCGTAACCCATTATACACAAAGTTCATATATCATATTGCTTTGTATCCCACCAAccagtgatgaaaaaatattttagaattctttattaataattttatcaatgcaTGTAGTGAAGCTATGCAGAAAAGTGgaattaatattaatgaaaacacaTTATAATATTCTcttaaaaaatttgaacattGATGATAGAAAAGAAATGGTgttatttttagtatttttttcctttaggctgataaaaatcaaaattttgatttatgattgaaattaatctgattttaattacaaaatattaattgttAGTAACAATCTTGTTCTATATACTTTTGTATGGTAATGGTTGGCTATTCAATGAAAATGGCTTAAAGTATCTTATATTAAGCTTTTGTTGTTTGGTAATGGTGTTAGAATAGATGCTAGTTTTTTTGCACAATAAATTTGCatgctaaatgtacattaactCTGTCTAATATCACAAATCTAAAGCATGCCATATAGGAAACCCCCCATGTAAATACACATACCGgtactttgtttatttagaCACTGATTATTATTGTAGAATAtgtcaaataatttaaatacatataacattGAACATTTGCATATGGTCACCTCAGGCATTGCCATATCTTTTGCTATCATTTCTTTGATGAAGTTGTTACAGTTTTTGAAAAGCAGTACTTAACAGTTCATGCATTTCTGAAACTCAAATTTCTTAAGTGAATAAGTGTCTAAAAAGATTTTATGTGGATCAGTTCTGTCTTGAATGTAGTGCATGTAATAATTGTTATACAAAGAAGTTAGTGATTACTGAAAGCCATACACCATTTACAGTGTACGTATATTTCTTAGAACTAGATGAGATACAATTTAGACAGGTTGTATATAATAGAATTTAATGcatgtatatcatataattACTGTGAAGAATAATGTGCCGTTTAGTATAGCTGAAATTGGAATGaacttatttatatattttagtatACAATGACATATGTCAAGTAATATTGATTTTGGTCATTTTCTTCATTGctgatatttatttcttttagccAAGCAAGAGGATGATGAAATGGTCTGTCAAATTGTATACGTATTCTACCAGATGATTTTCCATGAATCGACCCGAGAGGTCATCATCAAAGATACCCGTATCCTTTCTATTTATGTACCTATGTAGCAAAAAAAGCCCCTCTCTAAGAATCAGACTCAATTTTAAAGATGTAGTACAATTAAGTAAACATTCAGCGAATGCTTTTTATAGATTATCTTTTGATTAAATtcttcaaatgaccttgacctagttTAGAAGCTCCTGCTTACCTCATTGATTTGATGCATGACAAGAATTCAGAGATCAGGAAAGTTTGTGACAATACTTTGGATATGATAGCTGTGAGTATTGTATTCAGGAATTTTCCTCTAAATCTCAGCAGTTTCTTCTCTATTGTTTGTTTTCTGCACCATCTAATCAtgccttttaaaattaattttgatatttatggGTAATGTTCTTGTGCATGGCAAACTTTTATAGAACACGTTTGACATATTGACAGATGTCCAATCCTTTTATGTATTTACATGATtagcataataaaatattggttAAATTAACTAAGTCTCTATTATCAATGATGTCAGAGTTTCATACTGCTAGGAAACATTAATTGCAAAAATTGCTTTTGAATATCTCTGATTTATTTGACCATTACAGGAATTTGACGAGGAGTGGGCCAAGAAGATTCAGCTGGAGAAGTTCCGTTGGCACAACTCGCAGTGGTTAGAGATGGTGGAGACTCGCCAGGTGACAGAGATGGGGGACCCCTACATGTACCCAGAGGAGGGGTACGACCCCTACCTCCAGGACGCTGACATCCTGGACAGACCGGACCTGTTCTACGATGGTAAAGTATTGttaatttgttcttttattcagtataaaaaatctcaaagatTTGTGAAGGTATATGGTTTTCATCCAACAATCTGTGTTTTATATCTCTGAATCTTGGTGAGAGGAAAGAAAATGCACAAGTTGGAtgactactgtaaattccttatattatgcgagtacttaattctgcaatcccgctggtttgtatcaaatcatgagaatataaaatgctaacattgaacttttctccttatttcttatagttttcaactcttagaaaataatggccagattttaaaatccgcgaaggatgcttctcgcgattttacgtggatactaattcctcgcgtttaattaggaatttacagtatcatatatataccattaaaaattataaaattatgagAAATTCTTTGTATCACTTTGTATCACCTCTATTAATCCTGCCTTTTTGTGTATATCCCCATTCCTCATTGGCTTTTTGATGTAAAAGaccttttaatttcatttcaatagtaATGTTTGAAAATTCATTGGACGTCTTTGCAGTAtcatatatcaaaatttaaaacggGTGAAATCTACCAATATTGATGCAACAATGTGATTAAATAatgttctttttaattttggccCAGTAGTGAAGAAAATGGGATGTTAAAATGTATGAAGTAGACTTAATTGACTGGTCAGGCACGCTAGAGTCTTAGtgtaattttgtaattacatgtactagctACATTAGGTTTTAAACTCATTAGGTTTTGGCAATTAATGGTCAATATGTAACAGTTTGTAACCTCATATGACTGGTTTTTCAGCTCGTTTTCTATTTGAAAGTTAATTTtggtttaattttcaaaaatgggtataaaaaataaaccctGTTATTGATTTGGATTGTGTTCCATATCATTCAGTTTAAaagatgttttgttttgataggTGGAAAAGGTGAGAGCTCATGCATGaatcctacatgtatttgagtGTGTTACATTGTGTCCATTATTGTTAACATGTTTATTAGTATGAGGATGCATGAATAATTGAGCTTGAATTGATTTATTATGTACTGCAGTTACAAGCTTTTGATCTTAATAATTTTTACTCCAGATTAtgataagagagagagagagagagagagagagagagagagatatatgtTTTATGGTGGTTCATGTttgcaaatataagtattatAATTGTGTATCGTTGCATGGTGTTAAATAATTGTTCAGTCTGCAGAAGCAGAAAAAGCCTTTTTTcctaatttttcatttcatctgATCATTTATCATCATTtgtcttcttctccagaacttttaggccaatttcaaccaaactttgcacAAAGCATTATTAGGATTCAAATTTCctcaaatgaagggccatgccctctttaaaggggagataatttagaataattgaaaatttgttgcaatttttaaagatcttcttaaaaaaacatttggcaagaaaagctttaacttctGTGAAATAACGAATTGAAAGCAATAGTCTACATgagaaatgaataaatgaaaccCTTTCTGCAAATAGTGGACATACACTATGAGCATTATATATAGCTATATAGTGCTCATAATTTGCAACCATGCATTTTCGtgtatgtaatttttatacatacagatatataaaaagaaaatgcatttcAATATAGCATGCTTTGcctaaaaaaaatgaaccaCCCTAATTTTGATACCTTAATTGATGCCTTGGGTCTGTTGATAGCAAAATGATCGTGCATTATCTTCCTAATTTACCCCCAGCatttacctgtacatgtaccaatactTACAATTTGAAGTTTGTTTATGTATGAAAATGTCGATCAGCttcgataacatttttttatagatatatgtatatttatattttgcatgtgtGAACTATTGCTTTATAGTAAATGATTatgatatacatacatgtattgtgttttGTTGATATTAGGATCAtgctcttaatttttttttcaaataagcaTCTTTGTCAATGAGGTATATGTacaaatcatgtacatattgtaTGTCACAAACATACAGTTGTTTTagtttttgatatcaaaattgaTCAAAATTGATCAAAATAACGTGATGTTATTGTATTAATCATTTTGGTCGGTTTCAGATATGTATGAAAATGCATACATAATGGATGGACACTTGACTCCAGAGTTCATTGATGAGAATGGCATGTATGATGGACAGCCATATGGATATGGGTATGTGCACAGTATTGTCTAAAAAATTCCTGGATTCTTTAAAcctcaatattttaattttctttatggAAAGTTCAATTTTGACAAGCATTCAGATACCTTGTTCATGAAATTGAATAAATGGagaaatatttggatttttttgctggaaatacatttttaattattatacaaGGTATGGTAATCCCATGGACGGTGGATATGATCCATATGAACGGCCAGAATCCCATATGGGATTCATAGGGAACGGCCCCCCTGTGGATGAGTATGGCAGGCCACTGGAGATGGACCCATATATGATGGATGGAAGACAATCCATGATGATGGACCGATATGGGATGGGCATGGAGGAGGACCCTTACCAGTATGGGTACAATGGGTACGATGAAGGAGTGTACTGATCCATGACCGATGAATAGAACAACTATAGATGATGTAGAAAAACGTAGACTGATCATAAAACTCAATGGTCCGAATGTGTTCAGAGTGTGTGAACCAAGTGATAAATCTGTGATAGTGACATCCACCTGCTGTTTCTTTTACTTGTCGCCATAGTGCATGTACAAATGATTCACATTTTCTGAAAGTACTGATATCATTAATGTAGGTGTCTTTGCAACTATGTCTAGAATGAATGAATGATCACATGTACTTGGAGATCTGAAAACTCTTTGTTGTTGAACTggttatttacaaattttaattagGATCTGGAATTCCTTTATCTTACAATCAGCCATATTGGATATACTCTTAAAATTTTTGTACAGATATGCGTTGTGATTTGTTGTATGGCATTCTTTTCAAGGCATTCTTCTTGTGTCGGATTTGCATTGTGCATACATTTCTATGCTTGTGATATTTTTTCTCCGTCCAGATGctttacattgttttttttcattgagtCAAACTTTGCCTGCTATTGGCTATTTTATTTATACActcaaagtaaattttaaattatttgttagaTAGAAATTACATgaattgtacatacatttacGTAA
The nucleotide sequence above comes from Magallana gigas chromosome 2, xbMagGiga1.1, whole genome shotgun sequence. Encoded proteins:
- the LOC105340861 gene encoding kinesin-associated protein 3; this translates as MMMQAEDARYLKRKVKGGNIDVHPTEKALVVNYELEATILGELGDPMLREWKECQKIIRVKSLNENSDLASLAKDIIDKCKLIHPTKLPEVEQLLYYLQNRKETGPVSVASEKTELHEKPELPSYDGTEIDEVANINDVDDYMELLYEDVPEKVRGSALLLQLARNPDNLEELFQNETVVGALARVLREDWKKSTELATNIVYIFFCFSSFTQFHGVIVHFKIGALCMNIVEHELKKYDMWNEELQKKKKAVGSDKDRKGKEEYEKSLQKYEGLVKKQEQLLRVAYYLLLNLAEDLKVEMKMRNKSIVAFLVKTLDRDNHELLILVVSFLKKLSIFIENKTEMAELNIIEKLTKLVPCDHEDLLNITLRLLMNLSFDAELRSKMFKFGLLPKLVGLLPNENHRMYVLGILYHISMDDKSKSMFTYTDCIPMVMKMLFESGENVEMELMALCVNLASNKRVAAMICEGQGLKMLMKRAFKYRHPLLMKMIRNLSQHDGPTKNLFVDYISDLAQAVLNEEDEDFGLECLGILGNLTIPDLDYELILKEYNLIPWIKSRLEPGACEDDWVLEVIILVGTVCNDDACAKMLAEANIIQSLIELLNAKQEDDEMVCQIVYVFYQMIFHESTREVIIKDTQAPAYLIDLMHDKNSEIRKVCDNTLDMIAEFDEEWAKKIQLEKFRWHNSQWLEMVETRQVTEMGDPYMYPEEGYDPYLQDADILDRPDLFYDDMYENAYIMDGHLTPEFIDENGMYDGQPYGYGYGNPMDGGYDPYERPESHMGFIGNGPPVDEYGRPLEMDPYMMDGRQSMMMDRYGMGMEEDPYQYGYNGYDEGVY